In Prochlorococcus marinus CUG1435, the genomic window TATTTATTCTTTATTCTTTCTGTTTTTCTTAGGCGCAATTGGCTATCGAATAACGGAGGGATGGGAATGGAGTGATTGCTTATGGATGGTTCTGATCACGATAACCACAATTGGTTTTGGAGAAGTTCAACCTTTAAGTCCTGAAGGCAGGATCGTAACTGTTTTAGTAATCGTTGGCGGATTGATCTTTATTCAATTTACCTTTCAAAAAGCTGTTAGATTATTCGAATCCGGCTATTTTCAAAGAGTAAACGAATTACGTTTTAAAAGACTTCTTAGAAAAATGGAAAATCATGTAATTTTGTGTGGATATGGGAGGGTAGGTCAGGAAATATCTAACCAAATAAAGACGCAAAATATTCCAATTATTGTGGTTGAGAGCGATGAAGATAGAAAAAAGATTGCTGAAGAAAATGGTTTAGAAGTTCTTTGTGCTGATGCAACTCTTGATGAGACGTTAAAACTGGCAGGATTAGAAAAATGCAAAAGTTTGGTTGTTACTTTGCCCAATGATGCTGCTAATTTATATGTGGTTTTAAGCGCTAAAGGGATAAGAAGTTCAATAAGAGTAATTGCAAGAGCAGGAACTGAAGAAGCTGCAAGTAAGTTGAGATTAGCCGGAGCAAGTATAGTTGTAAGCCCCTATATCGCAGCAGGAAGAGCAATGGCATCAATGGCTTTAAGACCAATAGCTATTGACTTCCTTGATCTTCTAGCAGGAAGTGAATGTGAAATTGAAGAATTTGAATTAAGTAATGATATTAGTCTTTTTGAAACAGCAAAGAAAAGATCACTTTCTGAACTTGGAATAGGAAAAAAAAGTGGGGCTAAAATTTTGGCTATAAAAGAGAACGAAAAATTATTTACCAACCCTGGAGGTAATTTCATACTTCAGCCAGGTCAGGTATTAATAGCATTTGGTAGTAAAGAACAATTAAATATTTTGAACGGTTTATTAGGAAATCTTGTTGTAGCAGTAGAGTTATTAAAGTAGATAGATTAAGATTCAGAATTAATTGCTAAGTTGATTGTGGGTGGAATAAACAAAATGAAAATATTTAAATTTCTATTTGTAATTCCTGTAATAACTTTAATAATTATTTTTCAAACCTCTTTGCATAATAGATATCTAATGGCTTCTGATATTAGAGATGGAGAAGCAATTTTTAGAAATGTATGCGCAGGCTGCCATGTAAAAGGTGGATCAGTTGTTCTTAAAGGATCTAAATCGTTAAGACTTTCCGACCTTGAAAAAAGAGGAATTGCAGATATAAATTCAATAACAAAAATTGCTAATAATGGGATTGGTTTTATGAAAGGTTATAAAAATAAATTGAAGGATGGAGAGGATAAGGTTCTTGCAGAATGGATTATTCAAAATGCAGAAAAGGGTTGGGAATAAATGAAAAGCGTATTTCTTGCATCGTTTTTATTTCTATTAGCTGAATTTTCTTTTGCTGAGGAATTAACTAATTACACAATTACATCTGATTCTCAAATAAATACTTTAGAAGGAGATTTAGAGGCTAAAGGAAATGTAGTCATTAAGAGTAATAGTGGTAACTTTGAGGCTTATTCGGACAAACTTTCTTTTGACAAGGATGATAAATCTCTAAAACTTATTGGGAATGTTTTTGTTAAAAATTTAGAGTCTGAGGGAATTGCAATTGAAGAAACATCTGGAGATGAGTTGACCATATTTACTGAAACAGGAATTTTTGAAATCAAATCTCAAAATAAAAACAGAGTAACAACAAAAATTAAATTCTAAATAAAGAGTCAATATTTAATTGAAATTTAAATTGCTAGCTGAGCTATTAAAATTGATATATCAAGAATTATTGATTATATCAAAATATTTTGATGTATTTCTTAACCTTTGCTTTTGGCTTTATGTTTGATGCTATAAATGAATTGTCTTCAACCATAACGATGTCATGAGCATTTTTAAGAAAGCTCTCATTATTTCTTCTGCTATCTCATTAGTTTTCTCTCCAGCAGCGATTGCTTCAAAAAGATTGAGCGGAGCTGGTGCTTCATTTCCCTCAAAAATTTATACCAGGTGGTTTTTTGACTTAGCTAAATCTGGAGGCCCAAGAGTTAATTATCAAGCAGTTGGTTCTGGGTCTGGCAGAAAGGCCTTTATAGATGAAACTGTAAATTTTGGTGCATCAGATGATCCTATGAAAGATTCTGATATAGAGAAAGTTACTAGAGGGCTTGTTCAAATACCTATGGTAGGAGGCACAATTGCATTCGGATATAACTATGACTGCGACTTGAAACTAACACAAGAACAAGCTGTTCAAGTTGCATTGGGAATGATAAAAAATTGGAAGGAATTAGGATGCAAGTCAGGTAAATTAACTTGGGCTCATCGTTCTGATGGTTCAGGTACTACTAAAGCTTTTACAAATTCTATGGAGGCTTTTTCTAAAACTTGGAACCTTGGTACTGGTAAATCTGTTAAATGGCCTGCAGGAGTAGGAGCTAAAGGCAATTCTGGTGTGGCCGGTGTTATACAAAATACTCCAGGTGCAATTGGTTATGTAAACCAGTCATACATTAAAGGTAATGTTAAGGCTGCTGCACTTCAAAATCTTTCTGGTGAATTCGTTACTCCCAATACTGAGTCAGGAGCAATAGCTTTAAATGGAATAAATCTTGATGAAAACTTGGCTGGTAAAAATCCGAATCCTACTGCTAAAGGAGCTTATCCAATAGCAACCTTGACTTGGATACTCGCTTATGAAAAAGGTAACGGCAGGAATACTAAGGCAATTCAAGATACGTTCTATAAATTGCTAAGTGATGAATACCAATCAAAAGCTCCTGCTTTAGGCTTCGTTCCTTTAAAAGGGGAAATTCTAAAAAAATCAATCGATGCTGTTGGAAGAATAGGAAGGTAATTTAGAACTAGTAAGCCATGCAATAAAAATCAAGGCAGTTGAAGCATATAAACAATATTGAAGACCAAGAGTGGCATTTCTGCCTAGCATAAATAATAAGCCAGATAGTAAGGTTCCTAACAATCTTCCAGCTGCATTAGCCATATAGTAATAACCAACATTTAAACTTACTTTTTCATTATCTGAATAAGCCAAAATTAAGTACGAATGAGTAGAAGAATTCATTGCAAAAATAAAGCCAAATATTATTAATCCAATTACAATTACAGGTCCTAATGATTTATCACCGTTTAAAGCTAAAGCAATAAATAATGGAATAACTGTCAAGATAAGTCCCCAAAATTGGACGGTTGTTTTTGTTGGGCTAGTTTTTTTTCTCCATACTTTTCTAAGTAATGGAGCTAATACTTGAAAAAATCCGTAGATTATTATCCATCCACCCAAGAAAAGACCAATTTTTAAATAATCCCATCCAAAAGAAATATCTAAAAACACAGGAAGTGCAACTACAAACCAGACATCTCTTGCTCCAAATAAGAAAAATCTAGCGCTTGAGAGAATATTTATACCTTGAGACTTGGAAAAAAGGTCTTTAAAAACAGGTTTTCTTTTCATTTTCCCTGAATCTTTAGGAAGACACAAAGTTAAAAAGAATGCGAGACACAGACCTAAACCCATTATTTCAACAGCATTATTAAAGCCTAATATCTTATATAAAAGTCCACCTAAGAAGAAACCAACCCCCTTAAGCGCATTTTTAGATCCTGTTAAAATTGAAACCCACTTAAATAATTGTTTTTGACTATTTTGATTATTTTCTTCTGAACTGGTAACTATTGATTTAACTGCACTTTTTGCACTCATTTTATTTAGATCTTTTGCTACCCCACTGAGCGCTTGAGCCAACATAACGTATGCGACGCTAAAGATTACTGGCCAATTATCTTTGACAGGAATCAACATGAAAAGAGCAATAATTTGCAGAATTGTTCCTATCCATAAAGTAAGCCTTAAACCATATCTTGCTCCTATCCAGCCACCATAAAGGTTTGTAATTATTCCAAAAAACTCATAGAAAAGAAAAAGTAAAGCAATTTGCAGGGTTGAATAACCTAGTGCATGAAAGTGGCCAACAACTAATATTCTTAATGCCCCATCAGTAAGCGTAAATGCCCAATAGTTCGCTGTGACGACACTATATTGTTGAAGACTAGATAATTTCATAAAAACTAAAATTTTTTTTCTTTTTCAATTACAAAAGAAGTCAAATCTGCAAGTCTGCAACTATATCCCCACTCATTGTCATACCAAGCATAAACCTTTAATAAATTTGAATTCACAACCATCGTTGATAGTCCATCTATTATGCAACTTCTAGAGTCATTTAAGTAATCTGCAGATACTAAAGGCTTCTCCTCATACCCAAGAATTCCTTTTAAGTATGTTTCTGATGCTTTTTTAAAAGCATTATTTACTTGCTTTTCAGTTACTTCATTATTCAATTCAAAAACTGCATCGGTTAAAGAGGCGTTTAAAAGAGGAACCCTTACTGCATGTCCATTTAGTTTGCCTTTTAGTTCAGGAAAAATTTCGGCAATTGCTTTGGCCGATCCAGTCGTAGTTGGAATTAAGCTTTGTATGCATCCTCTTGCTCTTCTTAAGTCACCTTTGTATAAATCTACTGGAACTTGCGTATTTGTAACATCATGAATAGTTGTAATAGCTCCATGTTTAATTGAAAAATTTTCATTAACAACTTTTACGATGGGAGCTAAGCAATTAGTAGTACATGATGCTGCGGTAATTAACTTATGTTTATCAGCTTTATAAAGGGAATGATTAATTCCATAAACAATATTAAGTGCTTGTTCACTTCCCACAATGCCTTTGACAGGGCAGGCAACAATGACTTTTTTTACTCCAAGAGAATCAAAATATGAATTTAAGTCTTGTGGAGTTTTGTTTTTCCCCGTGCATTCCAAAATAAGATCAACCGAAGATTTATCCCATGGAACATCAAGATAGTCCTTTTTTGATGTAAAGGAAATTTTTTTTCCTTCAATTATTATTTCGTCTTTATTCGAAATAATATTTTTATTCCATCTGCCATGAATAGAATCAAATTCTAATAAGTGAGATGCGGCTAAGGAATCTCCTCCTGTTTCATTTATATGAGTTATTTCTATATCTTTCCTTTGCCACAAGATTCTTAAAGCCAGCCTCCCAATTCGCCCAAATCCGTTAATTCCAATTTTCATGAAACATCTTAAACCTGACTAATTATATATCAAAAATATTTGATATATCAATAATGTTTGATATGTGAAATTATATTTTTTTAGGTTAATATTAAAAAATCAATTATCTCTAGGCCTTGTTAGAGCAACTTAAAAAGATTAATAGTGCGCAGTTTGTTGGGATAATGGAATCTCTTTCTGATCCAATTAGAATAAATATTCTTGAATTAATGATGAATGGAGAGATATGTGTTTGCGACATAGTAAAAGTTACTGGATTGTCCCAATCGAAAATTTCTTATCATATAAAAATTCTTAAAGATTCAGGCCTGATCAGTGACAGACAAGAAGGTAGATGGGTCTATTACAAATTAGATTTAGAAGTATTATCAGATATTCAAAATTGGATGGGTAACTTAATTCAGTCATCAAAGAATAAGAGGAATTGTAAATAATCAAATATCAAAATTTTTTGATTTTTTTGAAAGTCTTTTTGCTCATTTAGTAGTAGATTTATAGAGATATTCTTTTTTTAATGGAAGAGAAATTAACTCTTTTCAAGAATCGTAAAAGATTCGGTATCGAAAAAAATATAGATATTATCTTCAAGAATACTGCCCTAGTCTTGTCTAGTTTCGTAGCAATAATACTTTTAGGAATTATTTTAGTAGTCTTTTTTCAGTCATTTGAATCCTTTTCAAGGTATGGATTGAAGTTTCTCGTAACCTCTGAATGGAATCCAGTAAAAGATGAATACGGAGCTTTTACTGCAATATATGGCACATTAGTAACCTCATTTCTTTCGTTATTAATAACTATCCCTTTGGGCGTTGGAACTGCAATATTTATTACAGAGGACTTTGTCCCGAAAGTTTTTAGAGAAATAATAGGTTCTTTTGTTGAATTATTAGCAGCAATTCCATCAGTTGTATTGGGACTTTGGGCAATATTTGTAATGGAACCTTTTTTTAGAGCCTTTTTTGTCTTTTTGCATAATTTCTTTGGTTGGATACCTTTATTTAGTACAGAACCTACAGGCAGGAATTCTTTGTTAGCGATATTGATTTTAGTAGTAATGCTTTTGCCAATAGTGACTTCCATTGCAAGGGATTCACTTAATCAGGTTCCTAAAAAACTAAGAAATGCAGCATATGGAATTGGAGCAAGTAGATGGAAAACAATATTTTCAGTAATTTTGCCGGCAGCATTATCAGGAATTATGGCAGGAGTTCTATTGGCTTTAGGTAGGGCAATGGGAGAAACAATGGCTGTGACAATGATTATTGGTAATTCAAATGCATTTAGTTGGTCTCTATTATCTCCTGGATATACCATTTCCTCCATGCTCGCAAACCAGTTTGGTGAGGCTGATGGAAGTCAGGTTTCATCACTGTTTTATGCGGCTTTTGTACTGATGATCCTTTCTTTAGTAGTAAATATCTTTGCGCAGTGGCTAGTCAAGAAATTTAGTCTCAAATATTAGATAATTATGAATTCACTTTATTACCAGAAAAGATTATCAAGAAATATAGGAGATAAATTCTTTACTTCTTTATCAGTAATTTGTGCATTGATCGCAATACTCCCTTTGATTTTTCTGGTGACTTATATTCTCATCAAAGGTGGATCCCAAATTACACCCGAACTATTTACTTTAGAACCAAATCCCCCTGGAGATGATTTAGATGCAGGTGGTATTAATCCTGCATTGATCGGGACATTAATAATAACTACTATTGCTTCAATTATTGCCATACCAGTAGGTGTTGGCGGTGGCATATATCTAGCTGAGTATTCTAAAGGGGGTGCTTTTTCAAGGTTTATAAGATTTGGTGTAAATGTTTTAGCTGGAGTTCCTTCAATAATTGCAGGTGTATTTATTTATGCCTTAATAGTTTCTACAAAGATCTTATTTGGAAGTATGTACAGTGGTTTGGCTGGAGGAATGGCGCTCTCAATATTGATGTTGCCAACTGTGATAAAGACGACTGATGAAGGTTTAAAGTTAGTGCCAAACGAATTAAGATATGCCTCTCTTGGTGTTGGAGCAAGTATGTATACCACCATATTGAAAGTTACTTTGCCCTCTGCATTTAGGTCTATTGCTACTGGCGTTGTACTTGGAATCGCTAGAGCAGCAGGCGAAACAGCACCTTTGATATTTACTGCTTTATTCTCTTACTACTACATAACAGGCTTTGGGGACTTGTTTTATGAGATGGGTTCTTTGGCTGTATTGATATACAACTTTGCACTTGAACCTTATGATGCACAGAATAAATTAGCCTGGGCAGCTTCCTTTATTCTTGTTTTGTCGATACTATCAGTAAATATATTTTCAAGGATATTAGCCGCTTTTACTGAGAAAACTAAGAGAGTATAAATGATTAAAACTAATAAAAAAATACCAAAGAATATCATTTTATCTCTTGAAAACGTATCTATTAGCTATGGAACTTTTGAAGCTGTAAGAAATGTTTTTTGTAACTTTAAAAAAGGAAATATAACCTCCCTTATTGGCCCTTCAGGTTGTGGTAAATCAACTGTTCTTAGATCTTTAAATAGGATGAACGATTTAATTCCTAATTGTTCACTAAAAGGCACTGTACTGTTTGATGGAACTAATATTTACGATAAAAGAGTAGATCCAGTCGAAGTAAGAAGAAGAATTGGAATGGTTTTTCAACAACCTAATCCTTTTCCTAAATCTATCTACGAAAATATTGCATTTGGAGCAAGAATTAATGGCTTTACTGGAGATATGGATGAGTTAGTTGAAAGTTCGCTTAGAAAAGCTGCTTTATGGGACGAATGTAAGGATAAATTAAATGACAGTGGTTACTCTTTATCTGGTGGACAGCAACAAAGATTATGTATTGCTCGAACGATTGCTATTGAACCTGAAATAATTCTAATGGATGAGCCATGCTCAGCTTTAGATCCAATCTCTACCTTAAAAATAGAAGAGACTATGCATGAACTTAAGAAGAATTACACAATAATAATCGTTACCCATAATATGCAACAGGCATTAAGAGTAAGTGATATGACTGCATTTTTTAATGCTATTGAATATGAAGATGGGGATGGAGGAAAGGTTGGTTATCTTGCCGAGTTTAATTCTACAAAGAAAATTTTTAACTCTCCAAAAGAAAAAACTACTCAGGAATACATATCTGGTAAATTTGGTTAATGTTTAATTTTTACCTTTAAAAGAAATATTTTTACTTTCATGAAAGCTAAGGGGTAGACAAACAGTATAAATACCTATATAGTTATTTCGAATTAGTAAGTTCATCTTTGAAAAACTATCCTTTTCTACCTTTCTTGATTTTTGCAGGGGCTCTAATAACAACTGCAACAATAGGATTGCCTGTATTTACTTCATAATTTAAAAGTATTTCTATTTCAGGTAATCTTATGTTTTCAATAATAAATAAAGAATTAATTGGAAGTCCTAATAAAACATCAATAAATGGTAATTTATTTGACTTTATTAAAAAAAGAGAGAATATGAATTTGTGTGGGAGTGAAAATCTGTATCAAAACCATTTTAAAAAATGGTTTATTTCTAATTTTATTTATCATGGATAAAACTAAAGAACAGTTAGAAAAATTAAGAGAAGTAGCAGAGGCATCTCTTACAAAAACCGACGAACTACAGAAAGTTCTTGCTCAAATCGAAGCTTTAATGTCCAGAGAAGAATCACAAACTTTATCAAAGAAGAAATAATTATTTAAAAAAATAATTTTAGGTTTTGTACTTTTAATTACACCTATACAATTCCATCGAAGTTATTAATTGGTTATGCAGAACCCGTTCCAAAGTTTTCTGTTAGGTCTCGAGGTCTTACCTTCTTTAAGTAAAAGACCCCTTTCATTTGTTTATTTATATTATATTTTTATAACATGCTTATTTAGTTGATTAGTTTATGGACTTCTTTCAAACAGACATTTACATCGAATGATTCAGTATTTACAACTTCTAATCCTGTTTTTTCTGTAACTTTAACAGTCGCATTGCATTCGTCTTGTTTAAGAGCCATGTAACTTGGCTTTTTATTATTTATATCTTCTTCAATTTTAGATTTACTATCTTCTTTATATTGCTGCATTACAAGTGTTAGGGCCTCAATTTCAACGGAAAAATTCTCATTTGCTCTTGTCTCAAATGAAATAATAAGAAATGGAAATAAAATCAAGCCTATTAATTTTTTCATTTCTATAAAATGTGTTTATTTTTTTTATAACGTGAATTCTTTGCTAAAGGAAGGGTCATTAGCTTTATAAATTTTTTATTATCTATTTTTCTCGCAAAATAGAATCTTAGATTAAAACTAATTGATAAAAAAACTAATCGAGACTTTTAAGTATAAATTGGTATATCTAAAAGAAAATTTTAGTCACTTCAATAGAATTTTTTTAAGATTTTATTTCAATAATTTCTTCTTCAGAAACAATTGCCCATTTTTTAAATGACTTTTTGCAGGGATATCCGCCTGTTAAGTCTCCAAATGCAGGCAAAAATAAAGTATTTTTATTCTTATCCATTGCAAAGCACCTAAAAGATAATTTATCTCCATTGCCTTTTAAATAGATTTTTGGATGATAATGTCCACAAATATTCAAGGTTTTATTGTTTTCTAACTTAACTGGCTCATGGCTAAATGTAATATTTTTAGATTTTCTAATGTCAAAAATTTTTATATTTTTAATATCACAACCTACATCATGATTTCCGAGGATGAGTTCAACTTTAGTTTTTAGTAGCTTAGGAAGATCCTCAACTTTTTTTTGCAGAGTTTTATCTATTGAATATTTGCTGTGGAATAAATCTCCCAATATTATTAACTTTTCAGGACTATATCTTTTTACTATTTTTTTTATTCTTGCGAAATTATTTTTATCTGAATTATTGGTAAGAGGTATTCCATTTTGCTGAAAATACTCAGCTTTTCCAAGATGAATATCGCATATTAACAACTCTTTAGTTTCCGGTAGATATAAAGCTCTTGAAGGTAGCATCTCTAACAATGTATCTTCCCAACTAAATTTAAAAGAATTTTTTTTCATTTAATCACTATATTTTTTTATAAGTTTTTCTACTCTTTTTTCTATTGGTTCATTGCTTAAAGTATTTTTAAGTCTTTCAACTAATAAAGGGAAAGCAAAAGGAGTTGGAGTTTTTATCTCGTTTAATAGAATTTTTAACTTTTTTAATCTTTCTAATGATTTAGATATTTTTTTATTTTCTAATTGATATTCTCTAACTTCTTGATGCGATTGTTTTATTAAAAGATGGCCTTCTTCATATTTAGTAAAGACATCGTAGAAAAGACTTGAACTTATTTGAAGTTGAGAGGAAGTTTTTGTTTTGGTTGGATTATTTTGATTTACAAGTCCACTTATTTGGGCAATATTTTTAAATCTACGTTTTGTTAATTCTGAAAAATTAATTGCATTTTCTAGATCTTCTTCTAATTTTTTGTTATTAAAAAAGTAATCAGCTTCTTTTTTTATTATGGAAAAATCATAATCTTCTGCTGTAGTTAAGCTGAATCCAAAATCATTAGCAGTAATACTAAATGTAGATTGTTTTAATTTTGCCAATCTCAAAGCCCATAAAAATGCAATTCCTTCATTTACAAATTTGCCATCAAGTGTAAAAACAAAAAGATTTGATAAATCCTTGGTTTTATATATTTCTATAAGAAATTCATCTTTCTTTGGAATATTTGAAAGAACCTTTTGTTTCTTCAATATTGGACGTAATGAATTAAGTTCAGGATTTAAGTAATCACAATTTTCTAATTCATTGCATATATCTATTTCTTTTCTCAAACTTTCACAAAGTAGATCAGAAATTGCCATTTGACCTCCAACCCATGCAGGAATTAGAGAACTTTTTGTTGTTGATTTTTTAACGTATAAAATCATATCTCTTATTCTTACAAATTGAAGCATTTTGCCGGCAAAGTAAAATGTATCGCCAGGGTTTAATTTTGAAGCAAAATTCTCCTCTAAATTACCTAAAGATTTACCTTTCATATATTTGACATTCACAAATTTGTCACTTGTAATTGTCCCAATATTGAACTTATGCATTCTTATTAAAGATTTGTCTTTTACAAAATATTTAAAGTTTTCACTATTATTTTGTGATTCTTCTTTAACTATCTTTTTATATTTTGGGTATGCTTTAAGACATTTCCCTCCATATTCTAAAAAGTCAAGACACCAATTCCAATCTTGATCTTTTAAGTTTCTATAACTCCAGCAATTTTTAATTCTTTCTTTCTCAATTTTCGGATCAAAGCCATTCCCACATGCCAAACTTATTAGATGTTGTAGAAGGACATCATAAGATAATTCAGGAAGTCTAATTTCCTCAGATATACCGCTTTTTATTATTCTTCTCATTGCACTAATCTCTAATAACTCTAAAGAATTAGTAGGCATAAAAATTATTTTTGATTTTCCACCTGGTCTATGAGCACTTCTTCCCGCTCTTTGGATAAGTCTAGCTAAATTCTTTGCACTACCAATTTGAACTATTTGATCTACAGGTTGGAAGTCAACTCCCAAATCTAAGGAGCTGGTGCAGACTACCCATTTTATTAATCCGTCTTTAACCCCTTCTTCAACTCTTTTTCTATCTTCTTTATCCAGGGAGCCGTGATGAAGTGCAATTTTGTCTTCCATCTCTGGGAGAAAAAATTTAAGACATTGGTACCATCTTTCAGATTGATTTCTCGTATTGGTGAATAATAAGGTGCTTTTATTTTTATCTAGGATTTTTAATAGTGAAGAATGACTTCTAATCCCAAGATGCCCACTCCATGGAAAGGTAGTTTCCTCTTCTGGTAAAACACTTAAAATTTCGATCTCTTTTTGAATATTTGTACTTATAATTTTGGGTTTCACAGCGCTCATACCAACTATTGCTCTTGCTGCTTCTTCAATATTTCCAATAGTTGCAGACATTGCCCAAATTTGTAAATTTTTTATATTACCTCTTAGCCAACTTAAAGATAACTCGCATTGGTTTCCTCTTTTACTACCCATCAATTCATGCCATTCGTCAATAATTATTGATGCCAACTCCTTGAACAGACTATTAGATTCTTTATTAGAAAGTAAAAGAGATAAAGACTCTGGAGTTGTTATAAGAATATTAGGTGGATTAACTAGTTGCTTTTTCTTTTCATAAGGGGTTGTATCCCCGTTCCTAATTTCAACAGTGATTTCTTTATTAAAATGTAAAGCGGCTAATTGTATGGAATTTTTAAGATCTCTACTTAGTGCTTTTAAAGGAGTTATTAATAATATTTGTACACTTTTATTATTTTTGGGGTCTTCTATCTGTGATAAAGGTCCCATTAATGCAGCGTAAGTCTTGCCACATCCAGTAGGAACTTGTATTATTCCGTTTTCCCCATTTAAAAATGCTTTCCAAGATTCTACTTGGTAGGGTAATGGCTCCCATCCATTTGAGAAGAAAAACTGTTTAATTTTAGAAATTAAATAATTTGGTTTACTATTTTGCATAATATTTTTCATGATATTTTTTTCATCAGTTCATAAGCATTCTCTAGGCTATCTGCATCATTTATTTTTTTATCTTTTCTCCATTTTGTTATTCTTGGAAATCTTACTGCTATGCCAGACTTATGACGTTTTGAAATTTGTATTTTCTCAAAAGATATTTCGAATACCATTTCTGGTTTTAACGATCTAACAGGACCAAATTTTTCTATTGTATTTTTCCTTATCCATTTATCTAGCTCTTTAATCTCAATATTCGTTAAACCAGAATATGCACTTGCAAATTTAATTAATTCTTGGTCTTTCCATAATGCAAAACTGTAATCTGTATATAAACCAGCTCTTCTACCGCTACCCCCCTTAGCATAAATTAGAACAGCATCCAGTTGCATAGGATCAACTTTATATTTCCACCAAATACCTTTTTTTCTACCAGAGGAGTATATAGAAGTCTTTTTCTTAATTATTAGTCCTTCA contains:
- the pstA gene encoding phosphate ABC transporter permease PstA, which produces MNSLYYQKRLSRNIGDKFFTSLSVICALIAILPLIFLVTYILIKGGSQITPELFTLEPNPPGDDLDAGGINPALIGTLIITTIASIIAIPVGVGGGIYLAEYSKGGAFSRFIRFGVNVLAGVPSIIAGVFIYALIVSTKILFGSMYSGLAGGMALSILMLPTVIKTTDEGLKLVPNELRYASLGVGASMYTTILKVTLPSAFRSIATGVVLGIARAAGETAPLIFTALFSYYYITGFGDLFYEMGSLAVLIYNFALEPYDAQNKLAWAASFILVLSILSVNIFSRILAAFTEKTKRV
- a CDS encoding winged helix-turn-helix transcriptional regulator, which codes for MESLSDPIRINILELMMNGEICVCDIVKVTGLSQSKISYHIKILKDSGLISDRQEGRWVYYKLDLEVLSDIQNWMGNLIQSSKNKRNCK
- the pstS gene encoding phosphate ABC transporter substrate-binding protein PstS encodes the protein MSIFKKALIISSAISLVFSPAAIASKRLSGAGASFPSKIYTRWFFDLAKSGGPRVNYQAVGSGSGRKAFIDETVNFGASDDPMKDSDIEKVTRGLVQIPMVGGTIAFGYNYDCDLKLTQEQAVQVALGMIKNWKELGCKSGKLTWAHRSDGSGTTKAFTNSMEAFSKTWNLGTGKSVKWPAGVGAKGNSGVAGVIQNTPGAIGYVNQSYIKGNVKAAALQNLSGEFVTPNTESGAIALNGINLDENLAGKNPNPTAKGAYPIATLTWILAYEKGNGRNTKAIQDTFYKLLSDEYQSKAPALGFVPLKGEILKKSIDAVGRIGR
- a CDS encoding potassium channel protein, with amino-acid sequence MKLRLFEFYFIKDYLRPWFGLIYSLFFLFFLGAIGYRITEGWEWSDCLWMVLITITTIGFGEVQPLSPEGRIVTVLVIVGGLIFIQFTFQKAVRLFESGYFQRVNELRFKRLLRKMENHVILCGYGRVGQEISNQIKTQNIPIIVVESDEDRKKIAEENGLEVLCADATLDETLKLAGLEKCKSLVVTLPNDAANLYVVLSAKGIRSSIRVIARAGTEEAASKLRLAGASIVVSPYIAAGRAMASMALRPIAIDFLDLLAGSECEIEEFELSNDISLFETAKKRSLSELGIGKKSGAKILAIKENEKLFTNPGGNFILQPGQVLIAFGSKEQLNILNGLLGNLVVAVELLK
- a CDS encoding ArsJ-associated glyceraldehyde-3-phosphate dehydrogenase encodes the protein MKIGINGFGRIGRLALRILWQRKDIEITHINETGGDSLAASHLLEFDSIHGRWNKNIISNKDEIIIEGKKISFTSKKDYLDVPWDKSSVDLILECTGKNKTPQDLNSYFDSLGVKKVIVACPVKGIVGSEQALNIVYGINHSLYKADKHKLITAASCTTNCLAPIVKVVNENFSIKHGAITTIHDVTNTQVPVDLYKGDLRRARGCIQSLIPTTTGSAKAIAEIFPELKGKLNGHAVRVPLLNASLTDAVFELNNEVTEKQVNNAFKKASETYLKGILGYEEKPLVSADYLNDSRSCIIDGLSTMVVNSNLLKVYAWYDNEWGYSCRLADLTSFVIEKEKKF
- the pstC gene encoding phosphate ABC transporter permease subunit PstC, whose protein sequence is MEEKLTLFKNRKRFGIEKNIDIIFKNTALVLSSFVAIILLGIILVVFFQSFESFSRYGLKFLVTSEWNPVKDEYGAFTAIYGTLVTSFLSLLITIPLGVGTAIFITEDFVPKVFREIIGSFVELLAAIPSVVLGLWAIFVMEPFFRAFFVFLHNFFGWIPLFSTEPTGRNSLLAILILVVMLLPIVTSIARDSLNQVPKKLRNAAYGIGASRWKTIFSVILPAALSGIMAGVLLALGRAMGETMAVTMIIGNSNAFSWSLLSPGYTISSMLANQFGEADGSQVSSLFYAAFVLMILSLVVNIFAQWLVKKFSLKY
- a CDS encoding c-type cytochrome, with amino-acid sequence MKIFKFLFVIPVITLIIIFQTSLHNRYLMASDIRDGEAIFRNVCAGCHVKGGSVVLKGSKSLRLSDLEKRGIADINSITKIANNGIGFMKGYKNKLKDGEDKVLAEWIIQNAEKGWE
- the arsJ gene encoding organoarsenical effux MFS transporter ArsJ; this translates as MKLSSLQQYSVVTANYWAFTLTDGALRILVVGHFHALGYSTLQIALLFLFYEFFGIITNLYGGWIGARYGLRLTLWIGTILQIIALFMLIPVKDNWPVIFSVAYVMLAQALSGVAKDLNKMSAKSAVKSIVTSSEENNQNSQKQLFKWVSILTGSKNALKGVGFFLGGLLYKILGFNNAVEIMGLGLCLAFFLTLCLPKDSGKMKRKPVFKDLFSKSQGINILSSARFFLFGARDVWFVVALPVFLDISFGWDYLKIGLFLGGWIIIYGFFQVLAPLLRKVWRKKTSPTKTTVQFWGLILTVIPLFIALALNGDKSLGPVIVIGLIIFGFIFAMNSSTHSYLILAYSDNEKVSLNVGYYYMANAAGRLLGTLLSGLLFMLGRNATLGLQYCLYASTALIFIAWLTSSKLPSYSSNSID